The Candidatus Latescibacter sp. genome has a segment encoding these proteins:
- a CDS encoding GTP-binding protein, with product MAKEKFARTKPHVNVGTIGHIDHGKTTLTSGITNVQAKRGLAQHMT from the coding sequence ATGGCGAAGGAGAAATTTGCGCGGACGAAGCCGCACGTGAATGTAGGGACGATAGGCCACATCGATCATGGGAAGACGACGTTGACGAGCGGGATAACGAATGTGCAGGCGAAGAGGGGATTGGCGCAGCACATGACGT